A genomic window from Pleomorphomonas sp. T1.2MG-36 includes:
- a CDS encoding tyrosine-type recombinase/integrase: MTKRKRRHRRSVDVRINWLQPHADGFKDWLAQRNYSAATITEIVRLLALWGDWVRAAGFGIETLADGLTASASVFRGGKTARAPQGAAALFVAYLRAKSILPPERHLSLEETWPALAAFRRWMQEQRGIKDSTLDTYQATLVDLLASLGTDPAAYTAAAIRGFVLARARPHGRGRAQGITVATRAYLKYLVAIGQCPVGREHAVPSFASWRLATTPWFLGQADLDRLLIACDGEDRLRDRAVILLLARLGLRASEVANLTFDAIDWGTGRITLAGKVRREERLPLTQEIGEAILAYIERARPRIATTRVFLTETAPVRPLSRIAVKCIVRRALDRAQIKSAHRGAHVLRHSAATAMLRSGASLAGVGAVLRHRSPSVTALYAKVDIGLLSEIAQPWGGRLPC; the protein is encoded by the coding sequence ATGACAAAGCGAAAGCGCAGACATCGCCGCAGTGTCGATGTCCGGATCAACTGGCTGCAACCACATGCCGACGGCTTCAAGGACTGGCTCGCCCAGCGGAATTACTCGGCGGCGACGATAACGGAGATTGTGCGCCTGCTGGCATTGTGGGGGGATTGGGTTCGCGCGGCCGGCTTCGGGATAGAAACGCTCGCCGACGGTCTCACCGCATCGGCGTCGGTGTTCCGGGGCGGCAAGACCGCCCGCGCGCCGCAGGGAGCGGCCGCGCTGTTCGTCGCCTATCTGCGCGCGAAGAGCATTCTGCCTCCAGAGCGTCACCTGTCGCTGGAGGAGACCTGGCCCGCGCTCGCGGCCTTCCGACGCTGGATGCAGGAGCAACGTGGCATCAAGGATTCGACGCTCGATACCTATCAGGCGACTCTAGTCGATCTGCTGGCGTCGCTAGGCACTGATCCGGCGGCATATACCGCCGCCGCGATCCGCGGCTTCGTGCTCGCTCGCGCGAGGCCGCACGGCCGCGGGCGGGCGCAAGGCATCACCGTGGCAACACGCGCCTACCTCAAATATCTCGTGGCGATCGGACAATGTCCGGTCGGTCGGGAACATGCGGTTCCGAGCTTCGCAAGCTGGCGGTTGGCGACCACACCATGGTTCCTCGGACAAGCCGACCTCGACCGTCTTCTGATCGCTTGCGACGGAGAGGACCGTCTGCGTGACCGAGCCGTGATCCTGCTCCTTGCCCGACTCGGCCTCAGGGCGAGCGAAGTCGCCAATCTCACCTTCGACGCGATAGACTGGGGGACCGGCCGCATAACCCTTGCCGGCAAGGTCCGGCGGGAAGAGCGCTTGCCGCTAACCCAGGAGATTGGCGAGGCCATTCTTGCCTATATCGAGCGGGCGCGGCCACGCATCGCAACGACGCGGGTGTTCCTGACGGAGACGGCGCCTGTCCGCCCGTTGAGCCGCATCGCCGTGAAGTGCATCGTCCGGCGGGCTCTCGACCGGGCTCAGATAAAGAGCGCTCATCGCGGTGCTCACGTTCTGCGCCATTCCGCTGCGACGGCGATGCTGCGGAGCGGTGCCAGCCTTGCCGGCGTCGGCGCCGTGCTGCGGCACCGCTCGCCATCGGTCACCGCGCTCTACGCCAAGGTCGACATCGGCCTCCTGTCGGAGATCGCGCAGCCCTGGGGCGGGAGGCTGCCATGCTGA